In the Populus trichocarpa isolate Nisqually-1 chromosome 8, P.trichocarpa_v4.1, whole genome shotgun sequence genome, TCCTCCTCTCATTTCTGGCACCAAGATCACTCTCAGCATAAGCATTGGATAGCTCGTTGAAAGCCGAGTTAGCTTCAATTGCGAGGTTCTTAGGGATCCAAGAGAGCAATTCGTGGGTGGAGGATTGAGAGGAGGAGAGTAATGCACATGCTAAAGTGAAGTctttgattgaattgaaaagttgGGTTTCGGTGATGGCATTATTGTTGGGGTTAGGGTTAGAGTTTTTGATTGAGAGAAGAGATTCGAGTGTGGATTTTGGAGAGATTGGTGTGCCTTCAGGCGGTGTATACGGGATTTGAGAGAGAGGGTTTAAGATGGTCTCTGACAACCTGAATTAAGAACAAATAAATTAgagattgaaaatattttagggTTTGCAAATACGGAGAGCTTACTGAATTAGATGGGCATGGAGAGCTGAGAGTGAATTCCACATTTTTTGCCTCTCCAGTCGCGCTTtctgtcttttatttttcatatttgaatCTTTCTTATATAGCCAGGCTATCACAGTGTTAAAACGGTGGGAAAAGGGAGTCGTTTTTGGTGAATGACACAGATTTTGCCAGGGaaaagagtttttttctttttctttttaacagaTATGCATCTTTCAAGTTTCATCCCGAaacaatttcctttttttttcaataatttctatTTGACATTGAAGTATATAAACAGTATTTTGTGCATTCAATACAAAAATTTGTTTAAACAAtctttaaaaaagtaaatttatacagatatttttataaatattatctctgTACAGATATTCttatatgaatgtttttttcaaaatccaaatctAAATAACTTCAGAATTCAAAatgtgatttctttttatttatttatttatttattttaatataaaagtaaataaaatgatttgaatgAGAACatagattaaatttgaaaaaaatattatataaaaacatttgaaaatgcagtaataattatttttttaaagtaaatctgaaaaagaaaattatataaaaatatttaaaaatatagtaataattattttttaaaagtattttttatttgaaaatatattaaaataatatttttttatttttaatattatcatattaaaacaattaaaaaaaaactagtgagcACCATACCCCTTGTGgttaattctttctttctttctttttgggtcGAGCAAATTACTAATCTCGTGTTTATGATTGCTGCCAACCACCATGGAAAACCCTTCAGTTTAATCCACGCGTCAATCATGATTGAGAATAGGAAGAATGAGGAAGACGATGAGTTTCAGAGAGAGTAGACGCATATCATATTATGACACAATTTTCCCTCGTAATATGTGGTAACAAAACCAGATACACAAGTAAGAAGCACTAATAGCATCCAATATTTGCAATTGAAATTCCTCCAGTCATTTTACAATTTTGGGAGTTTGAAACCCATCTATCAATCAAACACGACAAACATCCTCGCCGAGAGCTGAAGggagaagtttttttaaaaaagaaggcaGAACCAAGTTTTGCCTACCCCTTCCAATGGAAATCGAAGGGTTTGGAAGGAAAACACACTGAACAGTAGATAAAGCCACACGAGTACATATCAAATTAAGGAAGAGATGTTTAAGCCTCCGGCACAGGAGCAGCTGCTCGCTTCATTGATGCGCACTTGATCAGATGGTTGTAGCTGCCcttttccttgaaaagttggGAAAAGTGATGTTTGCAATATAATACACCCTCAAGCGCTGCATAGTTTGATGGTGTTATAGCACAGCCACCGTGAGAGCACTTGAAACATGACTTGTGATAGGCTTGGCTCTCCACTGTTACCTGTAGTTTTTGGGAGAACAGACCATTACCATGATCCCTGGGTATTTTTTTAGCATAGACAGATAGAACTCgctaaaaaggaaaataaataacttcCACGCAAAGAGAGatgcaatttattttcatggaaactttaaattaaaccaaattgGCAATAATAGTATGCAAAGAAGGGTAGTTGAGAGGCctaaactttaaattaaaccaATATTGCATACTAATGGCCTAGTTTCTAAAACCTTAGATTGGGAGGTATATCGATAATGATAACAACACTGGTAGAAATAGCATCATGACTATCAAACCATCTACCAAGAAAGAACTATGCACTTCTcaacaggggaaaaaaaaaaagggaaagggaaaacTATAAGCATCCTGCTATCCAAGCTAGTAgatagggttagggttaggagTTGTGATTTATTGGATGCTAAACAACTTAAAATAGTCAATTAAGATGACACAGCCTTTCAACATGTGGAGATGTATTCTATCAATGCTGTTGTCATCACAAGCTATTCAATCCATGtccacaagaagaagaagaagaagaagctgaaaaGAAACCTCCTTGAATTCATCAAGTTCAAATTATTGTGGATAAAATAGCCCTGGCTTAAGTCATGTATTAAGAAGTTACATGAATCTTCATTCCTAGCTATCAAAGGATGTTTGTAAGTGTGTGATAGGCGGTAGAagttcaatgtgtttttttgtcagaaaagtattaaaataatattttttttattttttaaaaattattttaaccatctgaaaacataaaaataaataaaaaaataattttaaacaaaaaaaaaagaaaaaatttcaatttttttgaaaaagcagTTTCAACTGCGCATTCCCAAACACTGCAGAAATCTGTGGCCCCACCGCTTTGACTTGTCAAATAAGCCCCAACTTCTTGTGAGAATACTTCTCTTCAcgtttaatttgtttatatggGCTCCATAAACAAGTATTAACGAGACAGCCTCATTCGACCAGAGAAAAACTCAACCGAGCCAAGCAATCAAAATTAATGATAGGAGTTCTATCAATCAACCTTATATGCCTGTATATCACAAAATATCTGACTCCTACCTTCTCAAGCGGATAAGCAGTTTTACCGCAAGTAGCACACTTCTCTTGTGTCCCTGAAAACATACCAGCAGCTTTGCTAGGTGACCTTGTCTGAAAACAGAACATCAATAGAGGATCAGAGACAGCACCAGCAACACATCAGTCCATAAATGAAATTCactaaaagtaaataaatgCCAAATACAAACAGTCTTTGCAGGGAACATTTACCAGTTCAGGAGTTAACTTCTCAGCTGACTTTGCAGCTGttgaaaaccaaattaattgaaaatttaaaaacaaataaaaaaatatatggatatcaaataaaagaaattgatccCAGCGAGAATGAGAGGCATACGCGACTGAAAGTTCTTGTTGAAGTTACCGGTCTCCTTAAACAGCTGGTCAAAGTGAGGCTTACAGTACAATACACCCTCCATTGATGAATAATTGCTTAGCTGGAAAAACATAAATTGCACAATCTAATCAGCACAAACCAAAAACACATAATCTACTAGCCATCCATTAAAATCTGGGAACATACTGCGGATATTTCCCTCTAATAAAATCCGggaaaatacatataaaatcatCTGTTGATCACGAGCGATTATCCCTAAAATCACTCTCTAATATACTACTGGTTTTTATATGAAAGAGTCCTAACAAATGCTGCTTATCATACACTCCAATTGAAGGAAAACATATTTAACAGGTCAATTTGTTAAACAATCCATTACCTAACAGCTAAGACGAACCACTTGGGTAAATTTGTCTTTGATGCCATGTCTAACAAGTGAACGACAACCCTAACAGTTGCAAATTTAAGCATTGCCAGCTACATTCTTGACTGGATTAACAGAACAGGAGAAGAAAATAGGGTACGGCAAATATTAAGACGGTATAAGCACCTTTAACGTGCCTTTGCAGTGAAAACACTTGAAGCAAGATTTATGGTAAGCAACCCCATCTGTTGATAGAAGTTCCATGGGATACACAGTCTTCTCACAAGCCTTGCATTTCTGTTGGGTACCAGTAAACGACATCGTTTCGAGCGATATGTATTATACCCTTTAGATCTGATGACTGTGTACTGTTTACCTGTCTCAGATCACCTGCCAGTCTACAAACCCACAGATCAACTAAGTATCAAATCAATGGATAAAAAAGATTGAACCTTTGCAGATTAATGAGAATCAGTCAAGACTCAtggaaaataaagattaaactTTCAAAAGAAGCACAATAGATCAGAGAATATATAATAATGAATGTAAACTTCAGGTTTCAAGATTGGTAACCGATCTAAGACTTCGAAGGAATGCAAGgacttcaataaaaataaatgcgaGTTAATTAACAAGAGAAAATAGAGAACAGTAGCATGAAAACAGAAACTGAAATGCAGTCAAATCCGTTTTCCCAAGGATGCAAAGAGGAGGCGCGTACCAAATTGCGATTAGAATAAGAGAAGATGGGATTGTTCGATCTGAGGGTCAAGGGAGGTGAGTGGAGAGAATTGAAATGAAAGTGAAAGGGTCGAGGAAAGTGAAAGGAGCGGGGATTGGGCGCGGGCGCTTTTTGTAGCGGAGCGGATGCAACAAagtggatgatgatgatgatgatagagGGAGAGAGAATTTCAgaggttataaaaaatattagaagacAGAAAGAGTAAGAGAGAGATGAAAAATATCTTCTTCGCTGGAAGCACTTACAGGCTCCACAAACACTTTTTGTTTGTCTGGTTCAACGAACTCCATCACgcgggtttttgttttttttttctcctaatcTTTTTGGTGGGCTGAAATTACACGGTgacccctgtttttttttttttttttttttaagttaccCTGATAATGCTGCGCGTGGTTAAAAATAATGGGAAAGGACAAATATGTCCCCAAACGATTACCCTATCCTTGATCAATTCTCCTGACAAAAGGTTTCCCAATTCTGCATCTAATTTGATGTTACCTAATTTCCcagattcaaactaaatttcaaacaataattaaatggaTGGAGGCTGAGATTTGGTGATATactgatatttaattaaacgaGGGACTCCATTGAGAGATTCATTTGTGGAAGGACTTCAAAAAATTAGGGTGATGGTTggggaaaatatttaaaatcaatctACGTGTGAATTACCTTGACCTCGTACAGTTAATttagaaagtataaaaataatcaaaataattaataaaaaatatggtttgattttaaaaaatcaaattaattttttttaatattgagatgtcaatttattagttttatcgagtttcataatttaatctGTTAAATTCACTGTTCGGGTAATAAACTATACtaggtttaaaaattttatttttttaaaatcgtttttttctttaattatataataaaaaaaataaatacttataaaatcaaatataaaccaaacgttagaatttttatttgggactacaataatctcataaaaagtaaattaaaataatttactaaaataaatattaaaaataaaataaaataaaacaagactggaagataaaaaaaaagaatgggggATGTAAAGAAAAATTGAGATTGCCTTCttcattattcatataaataacgAATGAGATGAGTTGGCatcctaatattttttggatgtagttaattttttaatttaattttataataataaaaataaatatttataaaattaaacataagtTAAATATCGAAATATTTGTCATTGATTGCAATAGTATcataaaaaagtaaatcaaaataatctataaagataaaatttaaatttaaaaaaattattaaaagataatttaaaaaaaaaatacaaaaagaataaaaagaaatcaccTCTTTAAGAAGGTGGATTgacactctattttttttatttatttagcagGAGGTAATATTCACGTCCATATGCCTGTACATTAAAATACAGTATAATTTTCTTGTGAAAATTTGTCAGTAGCACACAACGAAGAAATTTGGCAACGGAAGAGTGAAGAGGATATGCATGTCAAATTTGCAAATTCTCACGGCGACACCTTCACATGGCAGAGCACGCATGCCTATAATTACTCAACGACGATAAACTTTTATTGCTCAAAAGCACGAAAAGTAATCTGGTCGGCTTGTCACTCGATGACCATTCACCTGGCACCAGTCATCGGAGACTGGGCAAATGTTTCTTACCATCTTCTGTTttggtcttttattttattttatttttttaaaatcaaaatcatttttgtttccagtttctgattttttttaaaatgatttattatttttataaaaaataatttatattatcagCATGATAtaacaaatctattttttcacaaaGATTTTGAAAGGAGTTGTGGATGCAAGTTAGGATAAATCTGGATTTTCCTTATGGACAATCCAGCATTTTATCAAAGTAAAATTTTTTGAgagtccattaaaaaaatatattcttatacCCGGATatacaaacttttaaatatcCTCTTTGAATATGATCCCTGCAAATatgacatttatttttatttaaaataaaaaaattatgcccGTGTTTAATTTGTATAGTGAATTCATgagaaatttaaacaaatttgatATTATACCTTTATGATTTAGTCTATGAAATCCACtcgtaatttaattttataattatttttttgtattaaaacttgaatgttctatttaattattttaatatcttgtaatcaatgtatttatttttattaaatttacctgtttattgtatataaaattataaatttatgagATGTGGGTAAATTCTATTCTATAAAAGTAGctgggtattttattttttaagaaaaaaacaactctCAAATCCACGAATTAACCCACCTTTATCCATTAGGACCTAGGGTTGggatcaaatatatattacgAGACAACTCAATCAAAATCCACCTACCCCTAACCAATTGTCATATCTAGCTGGAGAGTTACTACTTACTGGGccggataataataataataataataataataataataataacaataacaacaatatagCTCTGAtcgcattaaaaaaaaaaaaaagtagtttcgAAAATTCCCGTCAAATCTACTCAACTGACGGCCCAATTACAAACCAGAACCCGAAGTCCAGACCTAATCAcctcaaattcaaaaatagacaaaaaaaaaaaaaaacataaaaaaaaaaaacaagaactcaAAACTGCTTAGGTCGAcgccataaaaagaaaaaaaagaccgcGAAGCACAAAGCCACGCACACTTGAGCTCGAAACTGTAGTCTTTGCTAGAATTTGATTTTGcggtttttctaaaaaattaaatgtatttatttttaattatttttttagtttttttgaattgtttgttttaatctcttcgtattaaaaataattttttaaaaaaataatattttaatatatattttttaaaatattttaagaaactcACATTTGTTAATGGAGTTTGGTGCTGCCGCCGCTgccgcttcttcttcttccaaggTTTTTAACAGAACCCACCACCTCTCACTCTTATCAACCCGCCCCCATGTCAAAAATCCAGCATCCTCTTCAATCCTTCCTCAAATGCCGTTCCTCGCTTCTCAACGATGTCGTTTTCTCCTAGAGACCTGTCCTGCAAATCCACCATCAAAGACACCAACGTCAGCATCGCCACACCTCAGGTAGTATTATCACCTCCTctaatcttaatttaattttatatatctcttgggaaaaaaaaacttaaattcatattaaaaaagtcTTGTTTTGTTATTGGTTGTTGTTGAAGATGGCTGGAGACGGCCTTCGTGATTTTGAGCTATCAAATTCGACGGCGCTATCTCCTCTAGACGGTCGTTACTGGAAGAAAGTCAAGCATTTGTCTCCTCGTGAGTGAATACGGTCTCATTTATTATCGTGTTCCTGTCGAGGTACTTTTTGTTTCTGATGGATCCAGCACCATAAAACCCCtctaaaatagattttatttaaaaaagaaatccaaaaaaaaacaaaagaatacaGCTCAAGCGTCATATCTTGAACCTAGTTCCCAAGAAGCATGAGCGCACGTATTGGGCATCCACACTAGGTGCATATCCATATAGGGTTCTCGCCCACCACCACCAAGGGTGCTAGGTTTGTATCTTTATCACTCCTGTGGGCTTGGGCTATCACGCCCAAGCCCAGTATATTTGAGTTGGAGCAGTGtgtttaaattcattttttgagcATCTTTCTTGTACCTAATATTTACTAGAgaatttttcttcaacttcatgcaaattctttaatattttatactgatttaatatgtattatttgagtataatataatttaaaatatcataatagtAAAATTACAACTCAAcctcttttctttacaaaaaaacaaaaattataggctataaatacaccatgaatttttcaaattaaaagctcataatctcttttattttttaatatttttaatatatttattttcagaatttatctttctaaaatattattatacgTTTTCTCTCtacaaaattattaaagtttttatatcCATCAACGAGGATTTTTTTACAGGTATCAATTATTGGTCATCTGACTTATCAAATACCACCTCTATTAGCATAGCTATCGCTCACCTTAACTTACTAAGTATTGCATGCTACTAGTTAACAACATTTTAAATTCTTCATATCAAGTCATCAAACAGCTTAACtaggaaaaataaatcagattgcttgaattaaaatatcaaaaagaatttaatacatcaattttattctcaagtAAATTGAATATTGATACTTTTTCCCgagtcttttatatttttttaatgttttaattttcaggTTTTAATATCCGTGGATATTCTAATGTCAACTTTATTATCacatgtaattttattatttttatctcttaactttttttcttctcataaatttggtttaatttaagTATTATTTCTCAGATTAAATGGTTGTTGAAGCTTTCACAAATCCCTGAAGTTATCGAGGTCCCGAACTTTAGTGAAGAAGTCGAGTGGAAGGGTTAATTGATGGATATAGCATGGATGACGCGTTGGAAGTTACAAATATCGAGGAAGTGGCTAACCATGATGTAAAAGCAGttgaatatttctttaaaaagaaatgcCCGGAGATTTCCAAGGTTAAAAATCCTATCTTACTTGCCTGAGATAGCTTGCCAcgttattggatttttttgcgATTGCCTAATGATGATTCTTTTGCTGGTGTAGtttgaaaatacaataaaatatgtatcttatatttcaaagaaacattttctcttaaatatttataagtatatatttttattgtatagtaaattaaataaaagttatgcagatgaacttttttattgaatttctaATCTTATTATATaagtatttataatattaaaaaataacatttgatatttgatatgtattaatttgtttttaaaatttattttttttaatttttataattaattttgatatttataacaattgaaataaaactgAATAATAACTAttcaatttaatctaaaatataattatttcattaataatcaTATAGTTTCATTAACCAtcacaatatttaataaacttattatttcataaagaatatatatttttaatttttaatttgtttttaataaacttggttATATCACTAAAATGTTATCTAtaaataaacactttaaaacaacATTACGACGCTACTCTGAGCCGATTCTTTATTGGTTTCCATTGATAAACAGTATTTCAACatctttctcttgaaaatttaCCTCAGGTGCTTGAATTTTTCCATTTTGCTTGCACATCTGAGGATATCAATAATCTTGCCCATGCATTGATGCTGAAAGAAGCAATGAATGTAGTCGTATTTCCGGTCATGGATAAATTGACCAAAGCCAGATGTAAATTGGCTAAGATAACGCTTCCATTCCGATGCTTTCTCGCTCTCATGGACAGGTGATATGGCTACCTCTAGCATGCAATGATATGCCTTGATTTACAAAACTATCTTAAACAGCAAATTAATCACATCTTTGTTGATCCTATCAATTTGGTTCTTATCCTTGCTGTCAAAATTGCTGTTTGTTTACGATCGGTGCGGTATTTATAACTATGGCTTCCTCTAAGACTTGTTTGTTCATAAAGTGGTGACTTTGTTGCTTTCATTATCTGTAGCCAGCTTCACCAACAACTTTGGGAAAGGAAATGACAATTTTTGCGGCCAGGCTAAGCGCACGAAGGCACGGAATTTCTCAAGTTAAGATACAGGGGAAGCTTGCTGGTGCTGTTGGAAACTGCAATGCCCATCTTTCAGCATATCCCAGTGTTAAGTGGCCTCAAATTGCAAGAGAGTTTGTTGAATCtcatggattgttttttaaccCCTATGTTGCTCAGCTATAATTTTTGTGCTCATTAATCCTGCTCAGTTTCCACATTAAAAGCTAGTCAATTAGTTcataataacatttaaattcATTCGAAACATCATCTGTAActagcttagttgcttcactgCCTACATCAGTGCTTAAATATAGGAACTTGAAGGAATGAGAGCATGGAGGGTGATAAGTTTTCATTGATTGATGATATAAAATTTGTGAGTAGTTACATGGAAACTCCGTGTTGAAGGAAGATGCGATGAAGGCTGcacaagcatcacttcttctcctttagcttttctttctcttgataTTTTTGTCCCATGTTTAATGCATCTGGTCTTCCTGCTGACTATGTGGCTTTGTGCTTGCTTTGCAGATTGAGCCACATGACTACATGGCAAGACTTTTCTATGCAATTATTGTTTTCAACACtatattgattgattttgatagAGATATATGGGGCTTTATATCCTTGGCATACTTAAGCAGGCGAACGATCTGGTGTTGAATCGACACTGTGAATTTTGAAGTAGTTATCCTCACACTAGAGTAGTTATTTGCACAAGACTTTGAAACAGACAACCAAGGCTGGTGAGATTGGGTCCTCGACTATGCCTCACAAAGTGAATCTATTGATTTTGAAAACAGTGAAGGCAATCTTGGGAAAGCCCAATGAAGCTTATCTCATCTCGGTGAGAAGTTGCCAATTTCACTTTGGCAGGTAAGGTGGCCCGCTTCCCTTTCGTTATTCAGATACTTGTCTATAGTATTAAGTTGTTGCTTTGAGTTCATATGGTATACCAAGTTAAAGAATTGTGTTGAGATCCTTCCTAAATGAAGCTTCTGAAGTTATTCCTCTATATCATCATAGACCTAGAAGTgaggtttcttttgttttcaaattccttaaattcattttattcttgCATAAGTTTGGTCTTGAGAAGTAGTAAGGTACTTGTGTAGCTGCTCTAGTTGTATGCATCTATATATAGGCCACAGGTATTTAggtagttttttaaaagttttgttgCATTGTATTCTATTTGCAGCGTGACTTGACAGATTCAACTGTTCTGAGGAATATGGGCGAAGGCTCAGGACATTCTCTTCTCACCTACAAAAGTGCATTGCAGGGAATAGCAAAGCTTCAGGTATGTGATATAACACAAGTAATGCGCCTTCTCTCCTAAGAAGTGCATGCAAAGCAGTTCATTTTTGTGCTTCTTTTTTGCAGTAGAATTGagttctcctcctcctccaactccTCCTTCTTCTTGATAATGAAGCTTTCATTGAGGGTTAGCTGATTAAGATATCGTGATTGCTGGAGAATGCTTTGATTGCTTCTACATTCAGCTTTTGTTCTGATTGAACTAAATATCTCATTTAGGTTAATGAAACTCGCTTGAGTGAAGACTTGAATCAATCATGGGAGGTGCTTGCTGAACCAATACAGACTGTATGTACCTTTCCTTTTATcgatctttaattttcttgtctcATTTGTACGAAAAATGTCGTTTCTCAATGATTCTTTAGATTGATGAATCTAGAGTCTTTTCTATCTAAGCTCAAAGTTTTCTACCTCCAATACTGTTTACTAGTTTTGAGTCCCATCATATTCTTAAATCATTCCTAATCCTTTGGAACGACAAATTCTGCACTGGTGATGCGCCGATATGGTGTTCCAGAGCCATACGAGAAGTTGAAAGAGCTAACCAGGGGAAGAGCAGTTACCAAAGATAGCATAAAGGAGTTTACTGAAGGCCTGGAATTACCCGAAAAAGCAAAGGATTATCTTTTGGAGTTGACACCCCATACCTATGTTGGAGCGGCCATTGAATTGGGTCAGACTGTAGATATTGCTATCAACTTGGTTAATGGGGTGACAACTTTATAAGTTGATGGTGGAAAGATGTTAGGGGATCACCAGCTATCATATTGTTGTACCGAAGAATCAGGTATATGTAGTCCAACTTCAGTTGTGACCGGGTACAATATGATTCACGATATGTTTTGatagggggagagagagaaattagATTTCCTGCTTGAATATTGTAAAATTGCTATTGAAATGATCGTGTCTTGTAAGCCTATTAAGAAAACTCGCGGTGGGAATTTTGCAGCCAGTCTTATTGACCTTATGATCAATTTATCTGGCCTGATTTTACAGTTCCCCCTTTTTAATCTCCGAAACTAGTAGGTCTCTGGGAAATTTGGTCAAGTTCTTTCTGCTGGGAATGATGATCTTGAAGCGGATCATTTTTTGAGTGAAACCTAATTGGCGACACTTATCCACTTCCAAAGAAAGAATTAGTGAATGAAGCAATAACATCAGTCGAgacctgaatattttttttcgagCAAGGTTTCTTGGTTACTTTTGAGGGTATAACAAAAATTCTGCAGAACTAACAATTCTTTGGTTTGGAATTAGTGATAATCTAAGTAATCTTGCCCAACCTCGCGATATCTTATATCAGATCCTTGTTAACCATTGTAGATTATCATCTGTCCTGGTCAAATGTCTGTATAGAATACGATAAGAAGCTGGCGAATGGGCCACCAATGTGAAAATTTAGTGGCACTGTGTCCAATAGAGCATGGAGATTCTGGTGTTCCTTTCCTGCTGCAACAAACTAC is a window encoding:
- the LOC7488001 gene encoding LIM domain-containing protein WLIM2b — protein: MSFTGTQQKCKACEKTVYPMELLSTDGVAYHKSCFKCFHCKGTLKLSNYSSMEGVLYCKPHFDQLFKETGNFNKNFQSPAKSAEKLTPELTRSPSKAAGMFSGTQEKCATCGKTAYPLEKVTVESQAYHKSCFKCSHGGCAITPSNYAALEGVLYCKHHFSQLFKEKGSYNHLIKCASMKRAAAPVPEA